Genomic DNA from Sphingomonas hankookensis:
GTTGACCGACTGGACGACATCGCCCTGCCGCATGCCCGGCGGGGCGTTGGCGCCGATGGCATAGCCGCCCGCGACCGGCGTGGCGTTGAGGCGCGAGAGGACCGCCTGCGCCGATGGCGGCGGCGGGGCGGCGGCGGCGGGTGCGGGCGGGGCGAGCGGCTGTCCGGGCGCAGGCGCGGGGCGGTGCCCGGCGTCGGCGTCGCCTGACCGAAGGGATCGGGGAAGGCGAGATATTCCAGCCGCCCGCCATTGTTCAGGATGATGCGGTCGCGGCGGATTTCGGTCACCTGCGCGCCAGCCAGCGCGTCGCCGACCTTGTACGGCTTGGCCGGTTCGTTGCCGAGCGACACGAACGAGATCGACAGTTCGGCCGGGCGGGCGAAGACGACGCCCTTCAGGATCGCCTGAATGCCGGTCGGCGAGGTCGCATCGGCGGCGGTCGGGCTGCCGAAGGGCGACCAGGCGATGGCCGGGCCGCTGTCGACCGTCACCGCACGG
This window encodes:
- a CDS encoding type II secretion system protein N; its protein translation is MIVVERLRFRERWVDWLAAAAIVSVAFALAGLVWRIAGHADTGAITVPSEARARAVTVDSGPAIAWSPFGSPTAADATSPTGIQAILKGVVFARPAELSISFVSLGNEPAKPYKVGDALAGAQVTEIRRDRIILNNGGRLEYLAFPDPFGQATPTPGTAPRLRPDSRSPRPHPPPPPRRRHRRRRSSRASTPRRSRAAMPSAPTPRRACGRAMSSSRSTAPP